Proteins encoded by one window of Hippoglossus hippoglossus isolate fHipHip1 chromosome 15, fHipHip1.pri, whole genome shotgun sequence:
- the cuedc2 gene encoding CUE domain-containing protein 2, which yields MDLHKIIHSAMQEFIQTYIPDADLSTLDDVLLSYITAVLEDLGSQQSVEENFDVEVFVEMLEAYIPGFADIDCVKVCEMMFNLASKLASARTSAVEDNGAPKSRTDDISLKITTLPNEPPPEREAQCRETPTEGATAKVPVSKWEAQEQHLLEMFPKCSLSEARSALSIAKGDMEEAVRLIIDGDVQLSPTPLNVNHGKSISSLADHKLKESILEKYMHVDREDDKITHRPLPPKDAPKKLVRYHGNQVVTTKGERYQLVKTNETEDMKKTYVNLKPARKYRFH from the exons ATGGACCTCCACAAGATCATCCACAGCGCCATGCAAGAATTTATTCAGACATACATCCCCGACGCAGATCTCAG CACACTGGACGATGTTCTCTTGTCCTACATCACTGCAGTCCTGGAGGATCTTGGTTCCCAGCAGAGCGTGGAGGAGAACTTTGATGTGGAGGTCTTTGTAGAGATGTTAGAAGCTTACATACCTGGTTTTGCTGATATTGACTG TGTAAAAGTCTGTGAAATGATGTTCAACCTGGCTTCAAAACTAGCCTCTGCTCGTACCTCAG ctGTTGAAGACAATGGTGCCCCTAAATCCAGGACAGATGATATTTCATTGAAAATCACTACCCTGCCCAATGAACCTCCACCAGAGAGAGAAGCGCAGTGCAGAGAAACACCAACAGAGGGCGCCACCGCCAAG GTACCAGTGTCTAAATGGGAGGCCCAGGAGCAACACCTGCTGGAGATGTTTCCCAAGTGTAGTCTGTCCGAGGCTCGTAGTGCCCTTTCCATTGCCAAAGGAGACATGGAGGAAGCTGTGCGTCTCATCATAGATGGCGATGTCCAACTCAGCCCCACTCCTCTTAAT GTAAATCATGGGAAAAGTATTTCTTCACTGGCGGACCATAAACTTAAAGAGAGCATCCTTGAGAA GTACATGCATGTGGACAGAGAGGATGACAAAATAACTCACCGACCTCTCCCCCCCAAAGAT GCTCCAAAGAAGCTAGTGCGGTACCACGGCAACCAGGTGGTCACCACCAAAGGTGAGCGGTATCAGCTTGTGAAGACAAACGAGACAGAGGACATGAAGAAGACATACGTCAACCTCAAGCCTGCACGGAAATACCGATTCCATTAA